TAAATGGATAAACGGGCTGGCTCAATGGATTTAACTCATTTTCACGGCTTTATTTATAACTGTCTCTGTTTCTCTTGTATTAGATTTTTTGTAAACGAACTTTGCACCTCCTCTGAGATAATAgtttaacataattttttttattttcttatttagtTTCAGATCTAATATTTCTTCTGCAATATGTAAGTGTCGTTTAGctattttcttaaataaaagtTTTCTTCTAAAAAAAAGTAGAATTTATATacttgaaaaaataattaaattgattgagttttataaatatatttattcaaCATACAATTATACATGTTAAGTACTATATATGctattagttaatattttatatcattaattatgaatgaaaattcttaattaaatgataaaaaaataaaacaattataattttttaaaaattaatttaattgataaaatttttgaaaaacgaatttaaaaaataacatattaggaactaattttacaaaaaaatgtGAAAATTCAGGCTCGACTTTACGTAAAGTTAATATCTGAAACCGTTAGATGATTTGgtcaaatcaatcaaatcatctaacgcCTCTTAACTATCAACTTGTAGACTTCACCCGAGTTTCCAcccggaaaaaaaaaaaaaaaaacctcttTCTAACATCGCATCCAAACAAGCTGTGAACGGTTCTGAGTTCTGAAGGAGacacaaaagaaagaaaacctTCGTTGGATTGATCGTCAATATTTGAGGCATTTAGGAGTGAGTGTGTCAAGGGAATTGGATGGGATTCTGTGTGGCAGGATCGTTGGATTCAAATGTTAATATTATGCTGAGACCGAGAGTGCGAAGCTGTTCTAATGAAGCAAGAATCAGGTCCCCTTCTTCATTCTGCACAGCACCGAATTTTGATAGCGTTAGTTTCAAGCACTCTCAAAAGCAAAATCATAAGGCCATTCAAACAAGACTTTTTCTGTGCAAGCAAGACTCAGTTGAGTTTGATGAGAGGAAGAGCCCAAATGAGGTACCTCACACCCATGCTTTACATTtactatcttctttcttttttagtGGCTTTTGTATGCTTAAAATTGGTATTGTGGATAGTATTTCAACATTTTGATGGAATAATACCTTTTGCCTTGAACCTTGAATTTATGGATATGCCAATAGAAACAGAAACACGGTAGTTTGACTTAATGACTACATTATTAGAGCAAGAAATAAGTGTGGTCTCCTAGTATTTTGGTAGAACTTGCTAATTGCCTACATTAGGTTTAGCGTTCCTGGATTTGGTTgtcattttcaattttttgtatGGTTTTTTATTCATTCTATATGGTAGTATCGGTGATGGTAAATACCACATTTGAGAATCAAGGATGAGCAATGGGAAATGCCATGGGCTGggtttttgtttttggttgtTTTTGTGGTGTGGTTTTGGGGAAAAGGGgggaagggggggggggggggtgttGTACAAGGGTAAATAAGTCGATTTAATTGGGTAATTGTCACCTTAAAATTCTTGGACTTAACATTCAACCCATAGATCCTAGCGCAATCCTTTGGTGCTTGTTGCAGCTCTATGAAGTAAGAaacaataacaaaataataGATCACCCTCTTTGTGTAAATGTGTAATAACAGGTTCTCTATTCTACATATATAGTTTCCCTTGAAAAGAAGTTAATAGCAATGTGCATGGGTTTTTTTTCCCCCTCATTCCCCTCATATGTGTATATCTCAAGAAACATGTTCGGAATTTCTCCGTGGCCAGTAAACTGACTCCTTAATTTTGGCTCGGTTATATTACAGGTTAGAGAAGAGATCAAACGATGTTACGAACTCATAAACAGATTGGGTAGAGGAGTTGTGTATTTGGGATCTTCAAGGATGGGGCCTGGCCATCCCCATTATGTGCAAGCACAGGAGCTGTCTAAAGAGGCAAGTAATTCATACTGTAACTTCCTGCCTGCTTCTTGCTTGCTTTCTGTGAATAATGTAAGTTGGCATTCCGAAAAACATCATTACTTTCTGGCATAGACAATTGTGAATATGTTATATTGGCAAAGGGTTTTAATGAGTGGAAAGGAGCCCTAGGGCTTTTAATGATTCCTTTcaaatattgattttatttgGGATAGGATTACCATTTTGGCTGCCCTATGACGAAAAGCTCCTGGCCTGCTCTTCCCTAACTTATGCAAAGGGATAATCTAGCATTGTTACATGGCTTATCACTTTAGGtgttaatcatatctttttgtttttatatgcAGATGTCTCATCATCTTCTGTATCTCTTTCTGATAAaatcttctttttaaattatttactgTTTTATACATGTGCTGCACAGATAGCAAATCTTTTGGATTGCACTTCATGGTCAGGGGCTGGACCAGGGTTAATGGACGCAGTTACTCAAGGTGCTCTGCAAGCAGGAAAACCAGTTGGCGGATTCAAGATTGGAAAAGAAGCTGGGGAATGGACTGCATCCAACTACCATCCATACTTGCCATCAGAAAATTACCTCACTTGCAGGTAATACCATTGCTTGATTTCTTATTCAATAGATTTGATTGCGAGTAGCTTCTTATATCGTTTTGACTTTTGAGTTCAGGTTTTTCTCTGCAAGGAAACATGGGCTGGTGGATGTTGTAGTAAGGAATAATTCACTCGATAAGACTGCTGTTGTTGCTCTTCCCGGTGGGATTGGTACTCTTGATGAGGTGTTTG
Above is a genomic segment from Arachis stenosperma cultivar V10309 chromosome 1, arast.V10309.gnm1.PFL2, whole genome shotgun sequence containing:
- the LOC130965367 gene encoding uncharacterized protein LOC130965367, whose protein sequence is MGFCVAGSLDSNVNIMLRPRVRSCSNEARIRSPSSFCTAPNFDSVSFKHSQKQNHKAIQTRLFLCKQDSVEFDERKSPNEVREEIKRCYELINRLGRGVVYLGSSRMGPGHPHYVQAQELSKEASNSYCNFLPASCLLSVNNIANLLDCTSWSGAGPGLMDAVTQGALQAGKPVGGFKIGKEAGEWTASNYHPYLPSENYLTCRFFSARKHGLVDVVVRNNSLDKTAVVALPGGIGTLDEVFEIMALIQLERIGSELPIPFILMNYDSFYSKLLDFLDVCEDWGTVSKGEVSSLWKVCNSNPEALAYLVDFYGFSSSNKSSNLTKLHSTVESSST